The nucleotide sequence ATGCTGCCGATCACGAGCTCGGCGTTCGCCAGGCCGAATGCCCCGCTGACGGTGCCCACCAGCCGACCGAACGCCCCCGGCGCCTGCGTGATCTGCACCAGACCGACGCCCACGAGGATCTTCGTCAGCCAGTCGCTGATCTGCTCCAGGTTCGTGTTGGCCGTGACCCCGCCCCGGACGGCGTTGGTGACCGTGCCGTGCACTCCGGGGGCGGCCGGGTCGGTCGGCGTCTCGGTGGAGCCGCCCTCGCTGAGCACCTTGGGGACGCCGAACAGGAAGCCGAGGAGACCGCCGACCGCCAGCGCCGCCGCGGCCACGAGCAGGAGTGCGGCGACGCGAGTCCAGAAGTCCGGCCAGGTCGTCGCGGTCCCGCCGGCCCAGACCGCGACGACCGCCACCCCGAGCAGCGGCAGCAACCAGCTCAGCCACCACGCCCAGCGGTACCGGTTGACCTGTCTGGCGCGGATGCGCTCAGGGGTGGCCTCCCGGTCGAGTCGTGCCGAGCGGGACCACGTCGGCATGGCGTCCCCCGTTCCCGAGCGCCGGCCGGGTGCGACATCAGAGGTCACCGCCCGGAGGAGCGGCACCTCGGACGCCGCGATCGCCCGGACCGATCGGCGGAACGGTACGAGGCCCCAGGCCCGCCGATGCGAGGTCGCGCACCGCTGCCGGCACCTCGCAGCGCGGCGGCACGCGGCGCGGTCGCCGTCCGTGCTCAGAGTGATGTCGCCGCGCCGACGGTTGAGCCGACCACCGGCGCCGAGATGCGCATGAGTGCGGTTGTCAGCCCCGACAACCGCACTCATGCGTATCGCGGCGGGGAGATGCGGCCTGGTGTGCTCGCGGTGTCCCTCGTGCTGGACACCCCTGTGCCCGGCGGCCGTCGACGGCGGCCGCCGGGCACAGGGTGCGTCACCGACCCGGGGCGTCGGCTTCGAGGGAGTCGGGGCCTCCGGAGCTGTTCACCGCGGCCGTCCCGGCCGGCGCCCCGGCGCCGGTGACCGGCTCCGTCGTCCTCCGGATGTCGCGGGAGCGCATGTGGAGAGCGACCAGCAGGAGTGCCAGGCCGGCAACCACGACGGGAACCTCCGCCTGCACGTGCTCCGCCTCGCTGACCAGACCGACGAGTGGCTTGAGCGCGTCCCCGAGGCCCATGATCCACAGGATCAGCAGCAGCACCGACCCGGCGCCGACCGCGAGGCCGCGGAGCAGTCCCGGCTGCCGGAGCCCGGCGCCGACCGCTGTGACGAGAGCCAGCGCCAGCCCGCCGAGGTACAGGACCGCCATCGCGCCGTCGCCGACCGTGTCACCGCTGGCGATGATCAGCGTCCCTTTCAGCACGAGAGCGACGCCGGCAGCGGCGGCGATGTAGGGAACCCAGGTGTAGCGCACCATGACGACCTCCGGCTTCGGGACTTCGAGGCGTCGAACGCTAGGGACGGGACCGGCCCGGCGGATCCCCCCGCGGACCGGTCTCGGACCTCTGTCGCAGGACGGAGAAGGCATCGGCGCAGAGGGGGATGTGGAGCGACCGCGTCGAGGCCTACCGTCCTGCCATGAAGCTCGCCCTGCCGTGGGGTTCGCGGTTGGAGGCGTGGGGGACCAGCCCCGGTGACGTCGTCCTCGCCGTGGCCGTGACGGTGGTGGTGAGCAGCGAGTTCGGTCCCCAGTGGGTGGCCGAGCCGCTCGTCGCGGGACTCGTCGGGGTCCCGGTCCTGATGTCCCTGGCCTGGCGCCGACGATTCCCGGTCGCGGTCGCGGTCGCCGTCTGCGCGTTCGGTCTCCTGCTGGCCGTGACGGCACCCGGCGAGTTCGCGCCGCAGTTCTACTTCCTGGCGGTGCTCATCGCCGTCTACAGCTGCGCGGCGGAGACAGCCGGTCGGCAGGCGGTGCTCGGCGGCGCGGTGACGTTCACGCTGATCACCGTCGCCCACGTGATGACCGGGGACGGCGACGCCGGCGACTTCCTGCCGTGGCTGGTCTGGGGAGCGCCGTGGTCGGCCGGTCGGCTGGTCCGCCGCCGGACGCTGGAGGCGGCCGCTTCCGGCCGGCGTGCCGCGGAGCTCGAGCGGCAGCGCGACGCCGCCGTCCGCGAGGCCGCGTCGCGGGAGCGCGACCGCATCGCTCGCGAACTGCACGACGTGGTCGCCCACTCGGTGTCGGTCATGGTGGTGCAGGCGGGGGCGGAGCGGATGGCGCTCGGTCACGGACATCCCCGGACGACGGCCGCGCTGGAGGCGGTGGAGAACGCCGGCCGGGAGGCGCTGACCGAGCTGCGGAGCATGCTCGCCGTGCTCCGCGACGGTCGGGAGGAGCCGCCGGAGCTGGCTCCGCAACCGGATCTGGACCAGGTGCCGACGCTCGTCGATCAGCTACGGGCGGCCGGCCTCCCGGTCGACCTCCGCGTCTCCGGAACCCCGGCTCCGGCGTTGCCTCCCGGGCTGGGGTTGTCGGCGTACCGGATCGTGCAGGAGGCGCTGACCAACGTCCTCAAGCACGCGCCCGGCGCGCGTACGCACGTGGACATCAGGCACACCGCCGACGCGCTGCGGCTCGAGGTGCGCAACGGGGCACCCCGGGAGCGTGGGATCCGCCCGGTTGCCGGCGGGCGGGGTCTGATCGGCATGCGGGAACGGGTGGCGCTGCACGGCGGTGAGCTCGAAGCCGGTCCGCACGCGAACGGCTGGCGGGTCGCCGCGCGGCTGCCCGTGCGCGAGCCGGTGCTCAGATGACCCTGCGGGTCGTGGTCGCCGAGGACCAGGCGCTCGTCCGAGCGGGCCTGGTGACCATCCTGCGCACCGACCCGGCCATCGAGGTGGTCGGGGAGGCGGCCGACGGGGAGACGGCCACGCGACTGGTGCAGGCCCGGCGTCCGGACGTGGCGCTGCTGGACGTGCGGATGCCCGTCCTCGACGGCCTCGCCGCCACCCGCCTCATCGTCGACCGGATGCCGTCGACGCGCGTGGTGGTGCTGACGACCTTCGGCCAGGACGACGTGGTGTTCGAGGCGCTGCGCTCGGGAGCGAGCGGCTTCCTGCTCAAGGACACCCGGCCGGAGGACCTGCTCGCCACCGTGCACGCCGTCGCGGCAGGGGAAGCGCGGCTGGACCCGGCGGTGACGTCGTCCGTGGTGGCGCACTTCCGGGCCCAGGGACCGCCCCGGCCCGGATGCGGTTCGCTACCGGCGCTCACCGCCCGGGAGCGGGAGGTCCTCGTCCTGCTGGCCCGCGGGCGGAGCAACGCGGAGATCGCCACGGAGCTCGTCGTCTCGATCGGGACCGTGAAGACGCACGTCGGCAGTGTGCTCGCCAAGCTCGGCGCTCGGGACCGTGTGCAGGCCGTCATCGCCGCGTACGAGAACGGCCTCGTCCGCTAGGCGGGCCCGGCGGAGCCACGGCGTGGCCGCCCCGGACGTAGGGACTTTCGGCCCGCACGACGGGCCCGTGGGCTCTCCTGCCGGCACCTCCACCGCCAGCAGCATGGAACCGGGTCCACCGCGGACCCGCTCCGGGCGCCGGCGGCGCCCTAAGCCGGCACAGGGGAGTCGTCATGAGCGTCCACGCCGAACACCGCCCGGCAACGGCCGAGCAGCCCACCGTCCAGCACCGGCCGGCGACCCGGCAGCCCGTGAAGAAGGGGCCGGAGGACCGGGGCCTGCTGATGGCCCTCGGCGTCGCCCTCGTGGCCCTGCTGGTCTTCGGCGCGATGGTGGCGCTGACCATGCTCGGCTGCGGGGACGGCTACGCGCCCTGGGCCCCCTGACCCGGGTCCTCGCCGTCCCCGCCCGGCTCACGCCGTGACGCGCTCCGGGGCCGGGCGCCGTCCGCGCTGCACCAGCAGCACGCCCACGACGGCGACGAGGACGCCGACCACCGGCGGGATGAACCACTCGGCCTCGCTGCTCCACCAGGCGGCGAACGCGGCCACGACGTAGACGGCGATGTTGCGCCACTCGACGTCCGGGAGCGCCTCGTTCTCCGGCATGCCGCGCCGCCACCGCGCCACGAAGTCGCCGATCACCACGCCACCCAGCGGCGGGATCAGGATGCCCAGCCACACCAGGTACTGGATGAGGTTCTCGTAGATGCCGGTGATGGCCAGCAGCGTCCCGAGGATCACGCCGCCGATCACGAACGGCTTCTTCGACCGCGAGTCGGCGATCTCGGCGCCCGCGACGCCGAAGTTGTAGGCGGTGTTGTCGTTCGTCGTCCAGAGGTTGGCGATGAGGAAGACCAGCCCCCAGCCGACCAGCCCCAGTTGGTACAGCACCAGGACGAAGTCGCCCTCGCCGAAGGAGATCGCCCCGATCGCGCCGAAGCCCAGCATCAGCAGTTCGCCGATCAGGAAGGCGACCAGGCAGGCCCAGAAACCGCTGAGCGGCGTGCGGGCGAACCGGGTCCAGTTGGGCGCCTGGGTGCCGCCGGAGGCGAACGTGCCGACGACGATGGTGACCGCGGTGGCCAGCGGCATGGTGGTGGCCGGCTCGACGGCGCTGAGCCCGCTCCAGCCGCCGACCTCGTCCAGCGACCGCCAGGTGACCCAGCCGGCCAGCACGAGCATCAGCGGCACGGAGACCACCGACAGGGCGTACATGCCCTTGTAGCCGTAGTAGGCGGTGACGCCCATGAGCGCGCCGCCGACCAGCATGAGCACGATCTCGGTGGCCCGGCCCTCCCACTCCAGGGCGCTGGCGGTGAGGCCGGCCAGGGTCGCGACGGTGACGCCGTACCAGCCGACCTGTGTGCCGCCCAGCAGCAGCGAGGCGAGCTTGGCCCCCCTCCGGCCGAGGGCGTACCGGCACATCATCACCGTGGTCAGCCCGGTGCGGGCGCCGATGCCGCCGATCACGGCGACGTACACACCGAGGACGGCGCTGCCCAGCAGCAGCACCCAGATCAGCGACGTGACGTCGAACGCGGCGCCGATCTGGGCGCCGGCCAGCATGGTGGGCGTGAAGAAGGTGAAGCCGAGCAGCACGATCGCCAGGGAGAACAGCGACTTCCGGGCGTGCGCGGGCACCGGGTCGATCGGGTAGTCCGGATCGACGACGGCCGGGGCGTCCTCGGGACGGACGGTGCTCACCGGGCCTCCTCCACGTCCGCGACGAGCTCGTCCTCGCCGATGTCCTCGTTCCACAGCGCGGGGTTCGCGTCGATGAACCCGGTCATCAGCTCCACGCACTCCGGGTCGTCGAGCACCAGCACCTCGACGCCGTGCTCGGCGAGCCACTCGTGCCCGCCGGAGAAGGTGACGGCCTCGCCGACGACGAGCCGGGTGATGCCGAACTGGCGCACCAGGCCGCTGCAGTACCAGCACGGCGAGAGGGTGGTGACCATCGTCGTGCCCCGGTAGGAGGACTGCCGGCCGGCGTTGCGGAAGGCGTCGGTCTCCCCGTGCACCGACGGGTCGTCGTCCTGCACGCGGCGGTTGCGGCCGCGGCCCAGGACGGTGCCGTCGCGGCCGATGAGGGCGGCCCCGATCGGGATGCCCCCTTCGGCGAGCCCGGCACGGGCCTCCTCGACCGCCACGGTCAGCCAGGTGCGCGCGGTCTGTTCGTCCAGCGGGACTGTCATCGCATCTCCAGATCCGGGCCGGTGCCTGCGCCGACCCTGGCCGTCACGCTGCCGCCCGTCCGTCTCCGGCCGGTGACGGCCGCGTTACGGGTCCTGGTCCGGGCGCATCGGGGGTCCCATGGTGGATCCGGGTGACGCGGAGCACAACCGAACGGCGTCCCGCTCGTTGAGCCTCCGGAGCGCGCGACGAGGCGCGCCCGGAGACGAGGAGAGCCCGTGCGCAGAGCAGGACGGCGTCTGGTGACGGCGGTAGCCGCCGCGGTGCTGGCGGTGGGCGGCGGAACGGCGGTGGCCGTCCCGGCGGCCGGCGCGACCGGGGAGTTCGCCCCGCTCGACCAGAAGGGGCCGCGGCTGAGCGTCCCGAAGGCGGACCTGGACGCCGCCCTGTCCTGCAACGGCTCCCTGCGCGGGCTGGGGCAGGACCCGATCCTGCTGGTGCCCGGCACGACGCTGACGCCCGAGGTCAACTTCGGGTGGAACTACATGCGCGCGTTCGACCAGCGTGGCTGGCGCTGGTGCGCGCTCACCCTGCCCACCGACGCCACCGGCGACATCCAGGTGGCGGGGGAGCACGTGGTCCACGCGCTGCGGACCATGAGCAGGGAGTCGGGGCGCGACGTCGACGTCGTCGGGTACAGCCAGGGCGGCATGGTGCCCCGCTGGGCGCTCCGGTTCTGGCCGGACACCCGCGACCTCGTCGACGACGTGATCGGGCTCAGCCCGTCCAACCACGGCACCGTGCTCGCCGACGTCTCCTGCGAGCAGGAGTGCACGCCCGCGAACCACCAGCAGGCGTCGCTGTCGCGGTTCATGCAGGCGCTCAACAGCGGTGCGGAGACGTTCGCCGGCATCGACTACACGGTCGCGTACACGGCCACCGACGAGATCGTCGTCCCGAACACGCCGCCGAACGCGAGCTCGGCCCTGCGCACCGGCGACGGCCGGATCGCCAACATCGCCCTGCAGGAGGTGTGCCCGGCCAACGCGGCCGACCACTTCGCCATCGGCAGCTACGACCCCGTGGGCTACGCCATCGTCGCCGACGCCCTCGCGCACGACGGGCCGGCCGTGCGGAGCCGGATCCCGCTCACCGTCTGCGCCCAGGTCCTGCACCCCGGTGTGGACCCCGTGACGTTCGCGTCCGACCACGCCGGGATGGTGCGGTACGCCACCGACAGCACGGGCGACGCCGCGGAGACCCCGGCCGAGCCGCCGCTCGCGCCGTACGTCTTCCCGCGGCACCCCTGACACCCCGGGAGGGATGAGCCCGGGCGGCCGCCCCGATCGGCGGCCGCCCGGGACCGGTCAGCCGCCGCGCTCGACCTCGGCCTGCACGATGCCGCGCAGCGCGGTGCGCAGCGAGTCGTCGGAGGTGTCGCCCCGGTCGAGGGCCTCGCGCGCCGGCTGCGGCAGCAGCCCGGTGTCCACGGTGTCCAGCCAGGCCACGTCGTCGCCGTTCCGCCGCCCGACCTGCAGGGAGTCCCCCTGGGGCCGGAGGACGTACTCCCCGCCGTCGATCTGGATCGTCATCTCGTGAGTCATGCCCGCCCCCTACCCGGGACGGCGCGGGTTCCACGCGCCCGTCCGCACGCCAGGATGGGTGCCGTGGACGAGGAGTGCTGCGAGGTCGTGGTGACGGGGCCGGACGCCGAGTGGCTGGCCGGCTTCACCCGCACCCTGGTCGAGGAGCGGCTGGCCGCCTGCGGCCACCAGCTCGCGCCGATCCGGTCGGTGTACCGCTGGGAGGGCGCCGTCCACGACGAGGCGGAGGCGCGGGTGGCGCTGCACACCCGCAGCTCGCTGGTGCCGGCGGTGGTGGCGCGCACCCACGAGCTGCACCCCTACGACGTCCCGTGCGTCATCGCGCTGCCGCTGTTGGCCGGCAACCCGGCCTACCTGCGCTGGGTCGCCGACGAGACCCGGGAACCCTGACCGGGCAGCTGTTGGCCTCACCCGTTGCGGGGTACGGCAACGACGTCGGGTCGTGACGGCCACCACCCCTGCCGATGCAGACCAGTGGGGACGGACGACACCGAGACCTGCCGGAGGGGGATGTGGCGACGGGACCGGGCGAGCGCGAGCTGCCCCTCGACGTGCGCAGCAGCGCGGGCTCCTCCGGCCGGGACGCCGCCCTCGTGGAGGCGGTGCTCGACGCGCTGGCCTCCCCGACCGTGCTCCTCGACCCGGCCGGCCGGGTGGTCCTGGCCAACTCGGCATGGACGGCCGCGGGGCAGGAACGCCGGACGCCGATCCTGCCGGGCCAGGACTACCACGCGCTGGCCCTGCAGCTGCGCGACGACGCCGACGGCCGCCGGCTGGTGCGCGAGCTGCGCGAGCTGTCGAACGGCGAGCGCGCCGAGGTCTCGGTCGACCGCTCGATCCCCGACCCGACGGGCACCGCCACGAGCTGGTTCCACGTGCAGGCGTCGCGAGTGGACCAGGTCGGCCACGTGGTCGTCACGCACACCGACGTGACCTCCCGCGTGCAGGCGGAGCGGGCCGCGGACTGGCGGGCCCGCCACGACCACCTCACCGAGCTGCCCAACCGCGCCCACCTGCACGAGCTGATCGACGCCGAGCTCCGGCGCACCGACCGGCCGGCGCTGGCCGTCCTGTTCCTCGACGTGGACGGCTTCAAGGAGGTCAACGACTCGCTCGGCCACGACGTCGGCGACGAGCTGCTCCGGCAGCTGGCCGGCCGGCTCCTCGGCGAGACGCGGGCGCAGGACACCGTGGGCAGGCTGGGCGGCGACGAGTTCGTCGTGCTCTGCCGCGACTGCGACATCGACGGGGCGGAGCTGCTGGCCCGGCGCTGTCACGCGGCCTTCGACGAGCCCTTCGACCTCGGCGGCCGCGTCCACCGGCTCAGCGCCAGCATCGGCGTCACGGCCGTCGGTGCCGGTCACGAGCCCGGGATCCGGTCGGCGGACCTGGTCCGCGACGCCGACCTGGCCATGTACTCGGCCAAGGCGGCCGGACGGAACCGGGTGCAGGTCTTCGACCCGGATCTGCGGATCACCGTGCAGCGCAAGAGGCAGCTGCTCGCCGAGCTGCGCGAGGCCGTCGACGAGGGGCAGCTGCTGCTGCACTACCAGCCGATCGTGGAGGTGGCCACGGGCGTGGTCACCGGCACCGAGGCCCTGGTGCGCTGGCAGCACCCGGAGCAGGGGCTGCTCGGACCGTGCGAATTCGTGCCCCTCGCCGAGCAGCAGCCCGATCTCCTCCTCGCGCTGACCCGCTGGGTGCTGGGGGAGGCGTGCCGGCAGACGGTGGCCTGGGAGGCGCAGGGGGTCTCGGTCGTCACCGGGGTCAACGTGGCAGCCGCACACCTGGGCACCGGCACGCTGGTGGAGGACGTGAGCCGCGCGCTCGACGCCGCCGGGCTCGACCCCCGCCGGGTGGTGGTGGAGCTGACCGAGACCAGCGCCGCCGAGGACCCCGTCGGTGCGGCGGAGCAGATCGCCCGCCTGCGCGACCTCGGGGTGCAGACCTCGATCGACGACTTCGGCAGCGGCTTCTCGTCGCTGAGCCAGCTGGTGTCCATCCCCGCGGGGGTGCTGAAGATCGACCGGAGCCTCGTCGCCGGGGCCGACGACCCGCACGGGCACTCGGCCGCGGCGATCGCCGCCGTCGTCGGGCTCGCCCGGGCCTGCGGCATGCGCAGCCTCGCCGAGGGCGTGGAGACCGCGGCCCAGATGCAGCGGGTCGTGGAACTGGACTGCTGGTACGCGCAGGGCTTCCACATCGCCCGGCCGATGCCGGCCGGCGAGTTCGCGCGGTGGGTGCGCGCCTGGTCCGGGCAGGTGCTGCCGGCCTGAACCGGCGGGCGTCAGCCCGGTTCGCCGCGGGCCTTGCGGCGGAGGATGACGACGATGTCGACCGCCGCGATCGCACCGAGGACGAACAGGACGACGGCCGGCCAGGTGGGCAGGCCGGCGGCCAGCCAGCCGAGGCCGCCGAGGACGCAGACGACGAGGCCGAAGATCGCCAGGGCGAGCCGCAGGGTCAGCGCCGACTGGGCCGGTCGCGCGCCCCCGATGCCCGCCGTCGGGTCGTGGTGGTCGGGCAGCCCGCGCTCGTAGTCCTCCCGGGAACGGGGTCGCTGGGGATCGCTCATGGCATACCTGCCTACCCGGGGCGCGGGCGCACTACCCTGGGTCGACGTGGCCGCTGACTTCTCCGTCGTCCTGGACGAACTCGACACGACCCTGAAGTCGATCGAGGCTGTCCTCGACGTCGACCGCCTGCGCCGGGAGGTGGCCGAGCTCGAGCAGCAGACGGCCGCCCCCGACCTCTGGGACGACGTCGAGGCCGCGCAGGCCCTGACCTCCAAGCTCTCCTACATGCAGGGTGACCTGCGCCGGGTGGAGGAGCTTCGCGGCCGGCTGGAGGACGTCGGGCTGCTGCACGAGATGGCCGCCGAGGAGAACGACGAGGCGACCACCGCGGAGACCGAGCGGGAGCTCGAGAGCCTGCGCAAGGCCATCGACGAGCTCGAGGTGCGCACCCTGCTCTCCGGTGAGTACGACTCCCGCGAGGCCCTGGTGACCATCCGCTCGGAGGCCGGCGGCGTGGACGCCGCGGACTTCGCCGAGATGCTCATGCGGATGTACCTGCGCTGGGCCGAGCGGCACAAGTACGCGACCGAGGTCTACGACGTGAGCTACGCGGAGGAGGCCGGCATCAAGTCGGCCACGTTCGCGGTCAAGGTGCCCTACGCCTACGGCACCCTCTCGGTCGAGCAGGGCACCCACCGGCTGGTCCGCATCTCGCCGTTCGACAACCAGGGCCGGCGGCAGACCTCCTTCGCCGGGGTCGAGGTGCTGCCCGTCGTGGAGCAGACCGACCACGTGGAGATCCCGGAGAACGAGATCCGCGTCGACGTCTTCCGCTCGTCGGGGCCCGGCGGGCAGAGCGTCAACACCACCGACTCCGCCGTCCGGATGACGCACATCCCGACCGGCATCGTCGTCTCCTGCCAGAACGAGAAGAGCCAGATCCAGAACCGGGCGGCCGCGCTGCGCGTGCTCCAGGCCCGGCTGCTCGTCGTCCGCCAGCAGGAGCAGAAGGCGGAGATGGACGCGCTCAAGGGCGAGGGCAGCAGCTGGGGCAACCAGATGCGTTCCTACGTGCTGCACCCGTACCAGATGGTCAAGGACCTGCGGACCGAGCAGGAGACCGGCAACACCGCGGCGGTCCTCGACGGCGAGATCGACTCCTTCATCGAGGCCGGCATCCGGTGGCGCCGTCAGCAGGAGGTCGTGCCGTCCTCCTGACGGTGTGGGCGAGGTCACGTTTCGACCCCGTCGGGAGTCGGACGCGACCGTCCGTGACCGGTGACCCGCCAGTTGTGGTCGCCTGGTCACACACGGCGAGAATGGGTACGGAGCGTCACGCGGCGGAGGAACCGGCTGCGCCGCCGGGACTAGTACCGTGGCCCCTCGTGATCGAATTGCAACACGTCACCAAGCTGTACCCGGCCAGCGGCCGGCCCGCCCTTGACGACGTGTCCACGGAGATCGACAAGGGCGAGTTCGTCTTCCTCATCGGCTCCTCCGGTTCGGGCAAGTCGACCTTCCTGCGGCTGCTGCTGAAGGAGGACGACCCGACGTCGGGCACGGTCAGCGTGAACGGCAAGACGCTCAACACCATGAGCAAGTGGCAGGTGCCCAAGCTGCGCCGCACGATGGGCTGCGTCTTCCAGGACTTCCGGCTGCTGCGCAACCGCACGGTCGCCCAGAACGTCGCCTTCGCCCTCGAGGTCATCAACAAGCCGCACCGGACGATCAAGCGGGTCGTCCCGGAGGTGCTGGAGATGGTCGGGCTGGAGGGCAAGGCCAACCGGCTGCCCGGCGAACTCTCCGGTGGTGAGCAGCAGCGGGTGGCCATCGCGCGCGCGTTCGTCAACCGGCCGCTGGTGCTGCTGGCCGACGAGCCCACCGGCAACCTCGACCCCGAGACCAGCGAGGGCATCATGCTGCTGCTCGAGCGGATCAACCGGACGGGCACCACGGTGATCATGGCGACGCACGACTACCACATCGTCGACTCGATGCGCCGTCGCGTCATCGAGCTCAACGGGGGAGTCCTCACCCGCGACCAGTCGCGCGGCGTCTACGGCGTGGGTCGCTAGCAGCCCACCACCGCACCGACACCGCCGACCGCGTCCGCACGCACTCCACGACAGGGAATCCATGCGCGTCAACTTCGTGCTCTCCGAGGTGGCCACCGGGCTGCGTCGCAACCTCACCATGACGGTCGCGATGATCCTGACCACGGCCATCTCGCTCGGCCTCATGGGCACCGGCCTGCTCATCGCCGGGATGATCTCCGAGATGAAGGAGATCTACTACGACAAGGTGCAGGTCTCCATCTTCCTGGCCGACGACGTCACCGACGAGCAGCGGCAGGCCATCCAGTCGGAGCTGGAGTCCTCCCCGGAGGTGGCGAGCTTCCTCTACGAGTCCCGCGAGGAGGCCTACGAGCGGTTCCGGCAGCAGTTCAGCCAGCAGCCGGAGCTCGTGGAGAACACCCCGCCGGACGCCCTGCCGGAGAGCTTCCGCGTCGAGCTGGTCAACCCCGAGCGCTACGAGGTCATCGCCGCCGAGTTCCCCAACGGGCAGGACGGCGTGGACCAGGTGCGCGACGAGGGGGAGTTCCTCGACCGCCTGTTCAGCCTGCTCAACGGCGCCCGCAACGCCACGATCGCCGTCGCCGTCGTGCAGGCGCTGGCGGCGCTGCTGCTGATCTCCAACACCATCCAGCTGGCCGCCTTCAACCGCCGCAACGAGACGAACATCATGCGGCTGGTCGGCGCCTCGCGCTGGTACACCCAGCTGCCGTTCATCCTCGAAGCGGCGTTCGCGGGGCTCATCGGTGGGCTCCTGGCCGCCGGCGGGCTGGTGCTGACCAAGGTGCTCTTCATCGACGAGACCCTGGAGGGACCGATCAAGGCGGGGATCATCCCGCCGGTCGAGTGGGACGCGATCATCACCAACAGCGTCATCGTCTCCGGGATGGGCGTCGCGCTGGCCGCCATCGCCGCGTACGTGACGCTGCGGCTGTACGTCCGGCTCTGACGTCGTCGTCCTCGGGACGACACCGCCCCTCCCACCCGTGATCGGGCAGGAGGGGCGGACGTCGTTGCGGGAGGCGGGTGCCGCGCCCGCGAGTCATGCGAACTCGGGGCGATCAGGCGCGGATGGCCCCGAGTGCGCAGGACTCGGCGTCAGGAGGCCTCCCCGGGTCCGCGTATCCGGCGGGCCACGATCGCCGGCCGCAGTAACCTGGGCCCATGCCGCGGGAACAAGGGCGCAAGTTCATCGCCCAGAACAAGAAGGCGCGGCACGACTACTCGATCCTCGACACCTACGAGGTGGGCCTGGTGCTCACCGGCACCGAGGTGAAGAGCCTGCGGGCCGGCCGTGCCTCCCTCGTCGACGGGTTCGCCTCGATCGACGACGGCGAGGTGTGGCTGCAGCACGTGCACATCCCCGAGTACACCGAGGGCACCTGGACCAACCACGCCCCGCGTCGCAAGCGCAAGGTGCTCATGCACCGCGAGGAGATCGACAAGCTCCTGGGCAAGACCCGCGAGGGCGGGCTCACGCTCGTGCCGCTGGACCTGTACTTCAAGGACGGCAAGGTCAAGGCCACCCTCGCGCTGGCGAAGGGCAAGAAGTCCTACGACAAGCGGCACGACCTCGCCGAGCGCGACTCGCGCCGGGAGATCCAGAAGGCCTTCGGGCGGTACGTGAAGGGACGGCGCTGAGCGTGCGGGGAATCGCCTACGACCGGTTCGGTGGCGTCGATGTGCTGCAGCTGCGCGACGACCTGCCCGAACCGCCGGTCGGC is from Blastococcus sp. HT6-4 and encodes:
- a CDS encoding sensor histidine kinase — translated: MKLALPWGSRLEAWGTSPGDVVLAVAVTVVVSSEFGPQWVAEPLVAGLVGVPVLMSLAWRRRFPVAVAVAVCAFGLLLAVTAPGEFAPQFYFLAVLIAVYSCAAETAGRQAVLGGAVTFTLITVAHVMTGDGDAGDFLPWLVWGAPWSAGRLVRRRTLEAAASGRRAAELERQRDAAVREAASRERDRIARELHDVVAHSVSVMVVQAGAERMALGHGHPRTTAALEAVENAGREALTELRSMLAVLRDGREEPPELAPQPDLDQVPTLVDQLRAAGLPVDLRVSGTPAPALPPGLGLSAYRIVQEALTNVLKHAPGARTHVDIRHTADALRLEVRNGAPRERGIRPVAGGRGLIGMRERVALHGGELEAGPHANGWRVAARLPVREPVLR
- a CDS encoding response regulator transcription factor codes for the protein MTLRVVVAEDQALVRAGLVTILRTDPAIEVVGEAADGETATRLVQARRPDVALLDVRMPVLDGLAATRLIVDRMPSTRVVVLTTFGQDDVVFEALRSGASGFLLKDTRPEDLLATVHAVAAGEARLDPAVTSSVVAHFRAQGPPRPGCGSLPALTAREREVLVLLARGRSNAEIATELVVSIGTVKTHVGSVLAKLGARDRVQAVIAAYENGLVR
- the codB gene encoding cytosine permease, whose amino-acid sequence is MSTVRPEDAPAVVDPDYPIDPVPAHARKSLFSLAIVLLGFTFFTPTMLAGAQIGAAFDVTSLIWVLLLGSAVLGVYVAVIGGIGARTGLTTVMMCRYALGRRGAKLASLLLGGTQVGWYGVTVATLAGLTASALEWEGRATEIVLMLVGGALMGVTAYYGYKGMYALSVVSVPLMLVLAGWVTWRSLDEVGGWSGLSAVEPATTMPLATAVTIVVGTFASGGTQAPNWTRFARTPLSGFWACLVAFLIGELLMLGFGAIGAISFGEGDFVLVLYQLGLVGWGLVFLIANLWTTNDNTAYNFGVAGAEIADSRSKKPFVIGGVILGTLLAITGIYENLIQYLVWLGILIPPLGGVVIGDFVARWRRGMPENEALPDVEWRNIAVYVVAAFAAWWSSEAEWFIPPVVGVLVAVVGVLLVQRGRRPAPERVTA
- a CDS encoding nucleoside deaminase yields the protein MTVPLDEQTARTWLTVAVEEARAGLAEGGIPIGAALIGRDGTVLGRGRNRRVQDDDPSVHGETDAFRNAGRQSSYRGTTMVTTLSPCWYCSGLVRQFGITRLVVGEAVTFSGGHEWLAEHGVEVLVLDDPECVELMTGFIDANPALWNEDIGEDELVADVEEAR
- a CDS encoding lipase is translated as MRRAGRRLVTAVAAAVLAVGGGTAVAVPAAGATGEFAPLDQKGPRLSVPKADLDAALSCNGSLRGLGQDPILLVPGTTLTPEVNFGWNYMRAFDQRGWRWCALTLPTDATGDIQVAGEHVVHALRTMSRESGRDVDVVGYSQGGMVPRWALRFWPDTRDLVDDVIGLSPSNHGTVLADVSCEQECTPANHQQASLSRFMQALNSGAETFAGIDYTVAYTATDEIVVPNTPPNASSALRTGDGRIANIALQEVCPANAADHFAIGSYDPVGYAIVADALAHDGPAVRSRIPLTVCAQVLHPGVDPVTFASDHAGMVRYATDSTGDAAETPAEPPLAPYVFPRHP
- the cutA gene encoding divalent-cation tolerance protein CutA, coding for MDEECCEVVVTGPDAEWLAGFTRTLVEERLAACGHQLAPIRSVYRWEGAVHDEAEARVALHTRSSLVPAVVARTHELHPYDVPCVIALPLLAGNPAYLRWVADETREP
- a CDS encoding EAL domain-containing protein, with translation MATGPGERELPLDVRSSAGSSGRDAALVEAVLDALASPTVLLDPAGRVVLANSAWTAAGQERRTPILPGQDYHALALQLRDDADGRRLVRELRELSNGERAEVSVDRSIPDPTGTATSWFHVQASRVDQVGHVVVTHTDVTSRVQAERAADWRARHDHLTELPNRAHLHELIDAELRRTDRPALAVLFLDVDGFKEVNDSLGHDVGDELLRQLAGRLLGETRAQDTVGRLGGDEFVVLCRDCDIDGAELLARRCHAAFDEPFDLGGRVHRLSASIGVTAVGAGHEPGIRSADLVRDADLAMYSAKAAGRNRVQVFDPDLRITVQRKRQLLAELREAVDEGQLLLHYQPIVEVATGVVTGTEALVRWQHPEQGLLGPCEFVPLAEQQPDLLLALTRWVLGEACRQTVAWEAQGVSVVTGVNVAAAHLGTGTLVEDVSRALDAAGLDPRRVVVELTETSAAEDPVGAAEQIARLRDLGVQTSIDDFGSGFSSLSQLVSIPAGVLKIDRSLVAGADDPHGHSAAAIAAVVGLARACGMRSLAEGVETAAQMQRVVELDCWYAQGFHIARPMPAGEFARWVRAWSGQVLPA